One Pyrus communis chromosome 4, drPyrComm1.1, whole genome shotgun sequence genomic region harbors:
- the LOC137732647 gene encoding putative ubiquitin-conjugating enzyme E2 38, with translation MAGAGGEPNGFKQFDVVSDPSDHHFNVVSKSGGGVCFGNEVHQKIMREWKILEKHLPDSIYVRVYETGIDLLRVIIIGATGTPYHDARFLFDIAFPSNYPTRPPHSYYHSFGNRVNPNLYDSGFVCLSLLNTWHGKKREKVSCSTNGPISTNPAWAGARAPGAHIRWAKVAQEYDEDKFVDSQNNAPATAEAAKNFEALVAEHFRQRASVILRACVAYASGRVAVGDYKEGHANGAGSVRKVRKKFRKSVELLYPQLFVGFRSNGACLEGLAENLKVEVPKTPLSVQKEGNDSGIVGWIFEKLKNILGCGS, from the exons ATGGCGGGCGCCGGAGGAGAGCCCAACGGGTTCAAGCAATTCGACGTCGTCTCAGACCCCTCAGACCACCATTTCAACGTCGTCTCAAAAAGCGGCGGCGGAGTTTGCTTCGGTAACGAGGTCCACCAGAAGATAATGCGGGAGTGGAAGATTCTCGAGAAGCACCTCCCGGACTCCATCTACGTGCGCGTCTACGAAACCGGCATCGACCTCCTCCGGGTCATTATCATCGGCGCCACTGGCACTCCCTACCACGATGCACGTTTCTTATTCGACATCGCATTCCCGTCAAATTACCCGACCCGCCCTCCCCACTCTTATTACCACTCTTTCGGGAACCGGGTCAACCCGAATCTCTACGATAGCGGTTTCGTCTGCCTGAGCCTGCTCAACACCTGGCACGGCAAGAAGCGGGAGAA GGTCTCGTGCTCAACGAACGGCCCTATTTCAACGAACCCGGCATGGGCCGGGGCCCGGGCCCCCGGCGCCCACATTCGCTGGGCCAAGGTGGCGCAGGAGTACGACGAGGACAAGTTCGTTGACTCACAAAACAACGCACCAGCTACTGCGGAGGCCGCCAAAAATTTCGAGGCGTTAGTCGCCGAGCACTTTCGGCAGAGAGCGAGTGTGATACTGAGAGCGTGCGTCGCGTACGCGAGCGGGCGCGTGGCAGTGGGTGATTACAAGGAGGGTCATGCGAACGGTGCCGGTTCGGTGAGGAAGGTTAGGAAGAAATTCAGGAAGTCGGTGGAGTTGTTGTACCCGCAATTGTTTGTTGGTTTTCGAAGCAACGGGGCTTGTTTGGAGGGTTTGGCCGAGAACCTGAAGGTCGAGGTGCCCAAAACGCCGCTGTCCGTGCAGAAGGAGGGGAACGACAGTGGCATTGTCGGGTGGATTTTtgagaaattgaaaaatattttgggaTGTGGATCGTAG